In Stigmatopora nigra isolate UIUO_SnigA chromosome 2, RoL_Snig_1.1, whole genome shotgun sequence, a single window of DNA contains:
- the LOC144215550 gene encoding tetraspanin-18-like, producing MRTRVEPAVCTHHGSHVECPEHYQPTTRYYKKAKIRTQTSGDCLSCIKYVMLLLNVFFIVAGVLFVGAGLMFIVGDSALATILHLTELLTQTIYFVLATGVALFFLGFVGCCGTHRNNRVFLIIFFILMCVVLIVEMTGLGVVVSGRAELYEDSLADSMKLKYTAATDKKYIKAWNAIMRKKECCGIRGYADFDAAPHSCCKEEGCDPTDAANCYDVGCYDKIYSAAEPVMYLGVAFFILVLIFQIVVMSVAICLFRGLQHV from the exons ATGCGTACTCGCGTAGAGCCTGCCGTTTGCACACACCACGGATCTCATGTCGAATGTCCAGAGCACTACCAGCCTACTACCAGGTACTACAAAAAG GCCAAGATACGAACGCAAACCTCAGGTGACTGTCTATCATGCATCAAGTACGTCATGTTACTCTTGAACGTCTTCTTTATA GTGGCAGGAGTTTTGTTCGTCGGCGCGGGATTGATGTTCATTGTCGGCGATTCAGCTTTAGCTACAATTTTGCATCTGACGGAATTGCTAACTCAAACCATTTACTTTGTACTGGCAACTGGAGTCGCACTCTTCTTCCTGGGTTTTGTGGGCTGCTGCGGAACCCATCGCAACAATAGGGTCTTCCTCATCATT TTCTTCATATTAATGTGCGTGGTCTTAATAGTCGAGATGACTGGTTTGGGTGTGGTCGTTTCGGGTCGCGCAGAG TTATATGAGGATTCGTTAGCTGACTCCATGAAGTTAAAGTATACGGCAGCCACTGATAAGAAATACATAAAAGCTTGGAATGCTATTATGAGGAAG AAAGAATGCTGTGGCATAAGGGGTTATGCGGATTTTGACGCAGCGCCACACAGCTGTTGCAAGGAAGAAGGATGCGATCCCACAGACGCTGCAAACTGCTATGACGTG GGTTGCTATGACAAGATCTATTCAGCTGCTGAACCTGTGATGTATTTAGGGGTTGCATTCTTTATCCTCGTACTGATCTTTCAg ATTGTTGTCATGTCTGTCGCGATATGCCTCTTCAGGGGACTCCAACATGTCTAG